In the genome of Pirellulales bacterium, the window GGGAGACGAGCCGTTACCGGAAACGCAGCAGTTTTTGATCGGCGACATGCTGATCGGCAATTCGGACGACTACCCTGCACCAGGACCGGTTTCCAAATGGTCCAGCGCCGTCAAGCAGGTTACGCAAATCAGCAAACCACCGGCCGATTTTGGCACACGGGCGTCAATCGATGCCGGAAAGAAAATATTCTATTCCAACGGTGGCTGCGTGAAGTGTCATGGCCCGACGGCGCTGGGCGACGGCCAACAGGTTCCTGACCTGTGGAACAAGGACATTGAAGAACTTCAAAAGAAGGTACACGACGGCTGGGCTGCCTTGGAAAAGCCGGATGAGTCGTTGGAGCAACTCGAAGGAGAAGCTCTCGAAAAGGCAGAAGATCAACGAGCAGAGCAACGAGATCAGCTACAAACCCTGAGCACCGCCATTGCCAACAGCGCGCTGCCTCTGCGCATCAGCGAACCACGAAATCTGCGGCAAGGCATTTTCCGTGGCGGCCGGGAGCCGTTCGAACTATTTTACCGGCTGCACAACGGCATCTATCCAGCGCAGATGCCAGCGATTGCGCCTCAAGTTTCCAACGACGACATCTGGCACGTCATCGACTACGTGCTGGCATTGCCCTACGAACCCGGCAGTCAATATGCGCCTGAAATGAGTGCTCCGCCGCGCGATCGACTGTGATCGAGAATAACGAATGACAAAGTTCACATGACGGTTGAAGTTCCAATTTCCGATGATCGAAGAAGAACGTGCTTGCGCAAGGCTTTTTGCAGTGGAAATGCCGGGTTGGTCATTCCCTCGTCATTCGAAAATCACCAGGCATCATTGATCAACCGCGGTTCAAAATAGTCAACGCCATTAGCAACCCCCGAGGGCCCTGTGGGTAAATTCTGGTCAATCTTGTTCTTGTGCGTCACCATTTTTGGCGTAGGCACATTTATTGTCGCGCCAGCGCTGGATGCTTGGTTGCCCAAAGACGTCTCCGACATCGGCCACCATATCGATCACTTGTTCATGTTCATTCTGGTGCTGACGGGCATCGTGTTCATCGCCACCGAGTTGTGTCTCTTTTGGTTCCTCTGGAAGTACGATGGAAAGACCAATAAGCAGCCGGTGAAATTCACGCACGGCAGCCATACGCTCGAAATCTGCTGGACGATCGTGCCGGCGGCCACGCTGCTGTTTATCGCCATTTATCAAATGAACACTTGGGCCGCGGCGAAGATGCGGCGGCCGAGCGATGCCGGCAGGCCCATGGCCCCCACGGTCGAAGTCACCGGCGGCCAATTTGAATGGCGCATTCGCTACCCCGGCGAAGACGGCCAGCTCGGCACGCGCGACGATCTGTTTACGATCAACGACTTGCACGTTCCAGTAAACGAAGAAACACTTGTCGACCTGAAAAGCGCCGACGTACTGCACAGCTTCTTTCTGCCCAATCTACGGGTGAAGCAAGATGCCGTGCCCGGCATGAAAATCCCCGTCTGGTTTCGCGCGGTGCAGGAGGGCCAGTTCGATATTGTTTGCGCCGAGCTGTGCGGTTGGGGACATTATAAGATGAAAGGCCAAATCACGATCGAATCGCGCACAGACTACGACAAGTACTTGGCCGACTTGCAATCGCGGCAAAACGCGACGCAGAATCCAGCGACGACCACAGCGACGTCGGCAGCGATCACGAGCGAATCCATGAATTTGGCGAAAGCGCAAGAGGTTTCGGAATGAGCAGCATCACGGTAGGTTCTCACGCACACAACATGGCGCACGACGCTGGCCACGGCCACGCGGCCAGCTTCCTGAGCAAGTACGTGTTTTCGAAGGACCATAAGGTCATCGGCATTCAGTTCCTGTTTTCCACGCTGTTGTGGTTTTTGATCGGCGGCTTGCTGGCCTTGGCCGTGCGGTGGCAAATCGCGTGGCCGTGGACCGAAGTGCCGATTCTCGGCCATTTGTTCCAGGCCGAAGGCGGGCAAATGTCGCCGGAAGCGTATACGATGCTGTTCACGATGCACGCCACCGTGATGATCTTCCTGGTGATCATTCCCATTCTCGCCGGCGCGTTCGGTAATTTCCTGATCCCGCTGATGATCGGCGCCGACGACATGGCGTTCCCCACGCTCAATATGCTCAGCTACTGGTTCATGTGGCCGGCGTTTTTGTCGTTCGGAGCCAGCTTTTTTGTCGACGGCGGCGCGGCCGCATCGGGGTGGACGTCCTACGCGCCGTTGGCGTCCAACATTCAAGCCGCGCCCGGCAGTCTGTACGGTCAAACGCTGTGGCTCATCGGGCTGACATGCGTTGGCGTTTCTTCGATGATGGGCTCGGTGAACTACATGACGACGATCATCCAAATGCGCGCGCCGGGCATGACGATGTTCCGCCTGCCGCTGACGATTTGGGCCATGTTCGTCACAGCCGTGCTGCAAGCGTTCGCGTTGCCGGTGCTCACGGCAGCCGGTTTTATGCAGCTCATGGATCGCTTGCTCGGCACCGGTTTTTTCACGCCCGAAGGAATCATCATCAACAACGCCTCGACGACGGCTGGCGGCGGACAACCCCTACTGTGGCAACACTTGTTTTGGTTTTATAGCCACCCGGCGGTGTACATTATGATTCTGCCGGCGATGGGCATGGTCAGCGACATGATCGCCTGCTTCTCGCGCAAACCGATCTTCGGCTACAAGCCGATGGTGTATTCGATTGCGGGCATTGCCGGCCTGGGCTTCATCGTCTGGGGACATCACATGTTTGTCTCTGGCATGAATCCAGCTCTGGGCATGACGTTCATGGTCAGCACGATGATGATCGCCTTGCCCAGTGCCATAAAGACCTTCAACTGGCTGGGCACGATGTGGCGCGGCAAGATCCAATTCACCACGCCGATGCTATTTGCCGTTTCGTTCGTATCGATGTTCATCATCGGCGGCCTGTCGGGCATTTTCATGGCGGCGACGCCTGTGGATATCGCGATTCATGACACTTACTTCATCGTGGCCCACTTCCACTATGTGCTGTTTTCCGGCACGGTCATGGGAGTGTTTGGCGGAATCTATTTTTGGTTTCCCAAGATGTTCGGGCGAATGATGAACGAGTTTTGGGGGAAAGTGCATTTCTTTTTTACCTTCATTTTCTTGAATTGCGTCTTCTTCCCGATGCACATTATCGGGGCGAACTTCCAGCCGCGTCGCTATGCCGACACGTGGCACTTCAAGACGTTCGCGCACTTGAAAGACATCAACGTGTTCATGACGATATCGGCGATGTTGCTGGTGGCGGTTCAAATCATTTTTATCGTCAACTTTTTCTACAGCATCTTTTTCGGCCCCCGCTCTGGTCGCAATCCATGGCGCGCCAACGGCCTGGAATGGCAGGCTCCTAGCCCGCCGGGGCACGGCAATTTTGATTTCCAACCGGTCGTTTACCGCGGCCCTTACGAATATAACTCGCCAGAAGTGGATGAAGATTTCTATCCGCAGACGCAGCCGCCGCCGAAAAACCGCCCTCTCGCGTCGGAAGCGATGGGACACTGAGAATCGTTGGGACGCTGAGAACCGCGATGAATGGGGAGCGATAATCGAGAAAGTTTGCCGTGTCTGAATCCCGAACCCTGAACCCTGAACCCTCCCGTTGGCCACATCGCCTGGCTGTCGTGTTGTGCTGCGCCACATTTCCGCTAGTGTGGGTTGGTGGGCTGGTCACAACCTACCAGGCCGGCATGGCGGTTCCCGATTGGCCAAACACCTATGGTTACAACTTGTTTCTATACCCAGTCGAAACATGGTTGCTTGGTCCGTGGGATATTTTCATCGAGCATGGGCACCGGCTGTTTGCGTCACTCGTTGGCCTGCTAACTATCGCTCTTTGCGTGTGTATCTGGCGAACGCGACAGCCGCGGTGGCTGAAGGTGCTGTCGCTGGTGGCGCTTGTCGGAGTGGTTTTTCAAGGCGTGTTGGGTGGGCTGCGGGTATTATTGGACGAGCGAACGATCGCCAAGATCCACGGCTGTTTTGGTCCCGCGTTTTTTGCCTTAACGGCGGCCATTGCTGCCGTCACGTCGCGGCGCTGGCAGATTGGATCGCGCTCCATAGAAGCGGCGCAGCCCGTGGCCGTGGTAACGCTTGCCGTTGCCACGCCGCTGCTCGCCTATTTGCAGTTGGTGCTGGGCGCTCAGCTTCGGCATTTCGATCCGAATTCGGTCCATGCTGCCTTTCGCACCATTGTTGTGTTCCATGTCGTGGTCGGCGTAGCGCTGGCGGTCCATGTAGTCGTTGTCGCTTTGACATTGTGGCGCAAGGCGTCGCGAGCCAAGCCGCTAATCATTCCGAGCATTGCACTGGTCGCGTTAATGGCTAGCCAGTTGCTGCTGGGCGCGATGACATGGTTTGTCAATTACGGCGCTCCGTCGTTCTTGTCCGGTTGGCGATGGTTAAATTCGATGACGATTCAGGCCAACGGCTGGTGGCAATCCCAAATCACCACCGCCCACGTCGCGTTCGGTTCGCTGATTCTTGCCGTGTCGACGGTGCTGGCCGTTCGCAGTGCGCGGATGTTGAAACTGCCGTCGATGCACGGATGGTCTTCGCCCAAGTGGAAAGGAGTTGCTGCATGAGCATTCCAATGTCCACCGCGGTTTGCACCACGAGCCGATCGACCATTGTGACTCGACTAGGCGACTATTTGGAACTATGCAAGCCGCGAATCGTCACGTTGCTATTGGTGGTTGTCGCCGTCGCGGCATATGTGGGCGGTTGGGGGCCGCCGCCGCCTTGGACGCTATTTCACTCGCTCGTTGGCACAGCGATGATTGCCGCCAGCGCTAGCGCATTCAATCAGTGGATCGAACGGCATCGCGATGCGCTCATGCCTCGCACGGCCGATCGCCCGCTCCCTGCGGGGCGATTGAGCGGGCAGCAAACAATTGCGTTCGGCGCTGTTGCGTTGACCTTCGGCGTGGTCTACCTGGGCTATTTCGTGAATTTTGCCACAACGCTGTGGGGGCTGATAACGTGGCTGATTTACGTGACGGTTTACACTCCAATGAAAGTCCGCAGTCCCGCCAATACCGCGGTCGGCGCGGTCGCTGGGGCACTTCCCGTGATGATCGGTTGGTCGGCGGTCGAAGCATCGTTTTCGCTGACTGCTGGTCCGGTGTCTGGTGGAGTCCGGGTCGCCGCGCTTTTCCTGATTGTCTACTTGTGGCAATTTCCGCATTTCATGGCGATCGCCTGGATTTACCGTCGGCAATATGGAGCTGCGGGGATGCAGATGCTCACGGTGGTCGATCCGACGGGTCGCCGCGCAGGATTGCAGGCCGTGCTTGGCTCGTTGGCGTTGTTTCCAATCAGCGTGCTGCCGGCGTTGCAACTCGCAGGCCGCACGTATATCGTCGGCGCCATCACGCTGGGTGCCATGTATCTCGTAACCGCGGCAATGTTTTCTTGGCAACGCAGCGATCACACTGCCCGCCGTTTGTTGCGTGCGTCGCTCGTTTATCTACCGGTGCTGCTTGTACTCTTAATTGTTTCACCGCGGACGGAACAAATTGACGCCGGTTCATTGTCGGCAGCCGATAAAGGCTTGCGGCCGATCGCGACAACCGACAACGAACAACTGACCCTGGACCGCTCACCAAACCACTCGACACCTGACATTTAGGCAACGATTTTTCATGTCCGCAATTGCCCACGCGCACGACGAACATGCGCACCATCCGCTGAAGCTCGCCTACCATCCCGGTCTGCCAATTCCCAACGGCAAGACGATCGTCTGGTTGTTTCTCTCCACGGAAATCATGTTCTTTGCCGGGCTGATTGGCACCTATGTGGTGCTCCGGTTCGGCGCGCCTGCCTGGCCGCGGCCGCATGAAGTGCATCTGAGCGAGCCGATTGGCGCCTTCAATACATTCGTGCTGATTTGCTCCAGCGTCTCGGTGGTGCTGGCGCTCGAAGCGGCCAAACTTAACAAGGCAGGGCTAGCCAAGCTGCTGACGGTCGTCACGTTTCTTCTCGGCTGCGTCTTTCTGGGCGTCAAAGCCATGGAATACTCGGCCAAGTTTTCGCACGGAATCTATCCGAAAGTGCCGCACGGCTTGATTTACGAGAAGCCCGATCTGTACTATGGTTCGGCCGTCCGCCAGCGATTGACCGCGCTGAATTCGCAGTTGAACGCTAAGGATGCCGACATCAAAGCCTCGCTAACGGCCGAACAAGTTGCGCAAGTCAAACAGCTCGATCAGCAGCCGCGCTCGGATGAATTGATCGCTCAATATGCGGAAATCAGTCCCGACCTTGCCGACCTTGAATCCAAGAAATTGATCGTGGCTTCGCTGCAAAAGCGGCTGGAAGATCCGAACGTCGATCTGCTGGCCATCAGCAATGAAATCTATCCGCCGCCGGATGATTTGCACGGTTCCGGCGGTGAAGCAGCTCACGCCGCGGGGCTGAACGATCATTACAAACTCGGCTTGCCGTTTGTGATTCCGGGAGGAAATATGTGGGCCAGTACGTATTTTCTGCTCACAGGATTCCACGCCTTGCACGTGCTTGTGGGGCTGATCGTATTCGTCATCTTGCTGTTCCTCACGCTCGACGCCTCGCGGGCGGGCATCCTGGAAAACACTGGTTTATACTGGCACTTTGTCGATCTCGTGTGGATATTCTTGTTTCCGCTTTTATATTTGTTTTAGGCGGCTGGCGATTTGTCGGCGACAACCTATCGATCGCCATTCAACGATTTCCTACTGCCCACCCGAAAGCTCTCATAACAGGCAGCGATCATGACCACTCACGCACACGGCCCGATTGTCGAATCGCACGCCGGCACCGGCAGCCACAGCACGCACGATGGCCACGGCGTCCATTCGCACGAAGCACACACCGTCAACATCGCCAAGTACATCTATGTGTTTATCGCACTCTGCTTCCTCACCGGTTGCTCGTTCTTTACGTACTCGCGCTATTGGCCGTGGCACGATCAGCCGCAGGTTGGTTGGGCCTTCATGATGGCAGTTTCCTGCACGAAGGCGATGCTCGTGATTTTGTTCTTTATGCACGTACTCTATGAGGCAAATTGGAAATTCGTGCTCACCATTCCCGCGGCCATGATGTCGATTTTTCTGATCTTGATGCTCGTGCCCGACATTGGAATGCGGCTGCGCACGGCCTCTGAAGAACGCCTCTATCACATGGCGGAACAGCGCGCGGCGGCCCACGAACAACCTCACGAAAAAGCGGCCGACGAGCAGCCTGTCCAGCAGCCGTCGCCCGAACACTAAGTATTCATGCCCTCTGCCGCCGCGATTCGAATTGAGAACGTCAGTCACTGCTACGGCGAGCGGCGAGCGCTGGACGGCCTGTCGTTTGCGGTCAACTCCGGCGAAATCTTCGTCCTGCTTGGTCCTAATGGCGGCGGGAAATCCACGCTGTTTCGGCTGCTTTCGACGCTGTTGCCGTTACAAGACGGCGAGGTGTTTCTGCTGGGTTGCGACCTGCGGCGGCAAATGACTGCCATTCGCGAACAAATTGGCGTCGTGTTTCAGTCCCCCAGCGTCGATCGAAAATTAACCGTGGGTGAGAATTTGCTGCATCAAGGCCATCTGTACGGCATTCACGGCAGCCAATTGCAACACCGCATCCATGCGCTGCTCGAACGCTTTCGTCTGACGAATCGGCGGCGCGACCTGGTGGAAACTCTTTCCGGCGGCCTCCGCAGGCGTGTCGAATTGGCCAAGGGTCTGCTCCATCGCCCGCGGCTA includes:
- a CDS encoding ATP-binding cassette domain-containing protein; the encoded protein is MPSAAAIRIENVSHCYGERRALDGLSFAVNSGEIFVLLGPNGGGKSTLFRLLSTLLPLQDGEVFLLGCDLRRQMTAIREQIGVVFQSPSVDRKLTVGENLLHQGHLYGIHGSQLQHRIHALLERFRLTNRRRDLVETLSGGLRRRVELAKGLLHRPRLLLLDEPSTGLDPAARNDVWDYLRQLRDEEGVTIALTTHLLEEADKADRIAILDRGKLVAIDTPDALRSTVGGDSITIRTLAPARLAEGIQSRFGCASSVLENNVRLEMPQGHEWIARLVEAFPGQIDAITLGKPSLEDVFIARTGHRLEQFE
- a CDS encoding COX15/CtaA family protein, whose amino-acid sequence is MSESRTLNPEPSRWPHRLAVVLCCATFPLVWVGGLVTTYQAGMAVPDWPNTYGYNLFLYPVETWLLGPWDIFIEHGHRLFASLVGLLTIALCVCIWRTRQPRWLKVLSLVALVGVVFQGVLGGLRVLLDERTIAKIHGCFGPAFFALTAAIAAVTSRRWQIGSRSIEAAQPVAVVTLAVATPLLAYLQLVLGAQLRHFDPNSVHAAFRTIVVFHVVVGVALAVHVVVVALTLWRKASRAKPLIIPSIALVALMASQLLLGAMTWFVNYGAPSFLSGWRWLNSMTIQANGWWQSQITTAHVAFGSLILAVSTVLAVRSARMLKLPSMHGWSSPKWKGVAA
- the cyoE gene encoding protoheme IX farnesyltransferase, coding for MSIPMSTAVCTTSRSTIVTRLGDYLELCKPRIVTLLLVVVAVAAYVGGWGPPPPWTLFHSLVGTAMIAASASAFNQWIERHRDALMPRTADRPLPAGRLSGQQTIAFGAVALTFGVVYLGYFVNFATTLWGLITWLIYVTVYTPMKVRSPANTAVGAVAGALPVMIGWSAVEASFSLTAGPVSGGVRVAALFLIVYLWQFPHFMAIAWIYRRQYGAAGMQMLTVVDPTGRRAGLQAVLGSLALFPISVLPALQLAGRTYIVGAITLGAMYLVTAAMFSWQRSDHTARRLLRASLVYLPVLLVLLIVSPRTEQIDAGSLSAADKGLRPIATTDNEQLTLDRSPNHSTPDI
- a CDS encoding c-type cytochrome, with product MKRFASATVTFVCLASIAPLLGCGKVPPPQFRENVVLVAAKNLSSERENQIGDILVALFGTPDEPFAPPEAGLDLQKITMAAGSVRSDSTGAKRGLFREHCAHCHGLTGDGMGPTAAFLNPYPRDYRQGWFKFKSTASNYPPTHDDLMRTLRDGITGTAMPSFKLLSDDQLEALVEYVKYLSVRGQTEIALIDAAADLSGDEPLPETQQFLIGDMLIGNSDDYPAPGPVSKWSSAVKQVTQISKPPADFGTRASIDAGKKIFYSNGGCVKCHGPTALGDGQQVPDLWNKDIEELQKKVHDGWAALEKPDESLEQLEGEALEKAEDQRAEQRDQLQTLSTAIANSALPLRISEPRNLRQGIFRGGREPFELFYRLHNGIYPAQMPAIAPQVSNDDIWHVIDYVLALPYEPGSQYAPEMSAPPRDRL
- the coxB gene encoding cytochrome c oxidase subunit II → MGKFWSILFLCVTIFGVGTFIVAPALDAWLPKDVSDIGHHIDHLFMFILVLTGIVFIATELCLFWFLWKYDGKTNKQPVKFTHGSHTLEICWTIVPAATLLFIAIYQMNTWAAAKMRRPSDAGRPMAPTVEVTGGQFEWRIRYPGEDGQLGTRDDLFTINDLHVPVNEETLVDLKSADVLHSFFLPNLRVKQDAVPGMKIPVWFRAVQEGQFDIVCAELCGWGHYKMKGQITIESRTDYDKYLADLQSRQNATQNPATTTATSAAITSESMNLAKAQEVSE
- a CDS encoding cytochrome C oxidase subunit IV family protein — translated: MTTHAHGPIVESHAGTGSHSTHDGHGVHSHEAHTVNIAKYIYVFIALCFLTGCSFFTYSRYWPWHDQPQVGWAFMMAVSCTKAMLVILFFMHVLYEANWKFVLTIPAAMMSIFLILMLVPDIGMRLRTASEERLYHMAEQRAAAHEQPHEKAADEQPVQQPSPEH
- a CDS encoding heme-copper oxidase subunit III; this encodes MSAIAHAHDEHAHHPLKLAYHPGLPIPNGKTIVWLFLSTEIMFFAGLIGTYVVLRFGAPAWPRPHEVHLSEPIGAFNTFVLICSSVSVVLALEAAKLNKAGLAKLLTVVTFLLGCVFLGVKAMEYSAKFSHGIYPKVPHGLIYEKPDLYYGSAVRQRLTALNSQLNAKDADIKASLTAEQVAQVKQLDQQPRSDELIAQYAEISPDLADLESKKLIVASLQKRLEDPNVDLLAISNEIYPPPDDLHGSGGEAAHAAGLNDHYKLGLPFVIPGGNMWASTYFLLTGFHALHVLVGLIVFVILLFLTLDASRAGILENTGLYWHFVDLVWIFLFPLLYLF
- a CDS encoding cbb3-type cytochrome c oxidase subunit I; the encoded protein is MSSITVGSHAHNMAHDAGHGHAASFLSKYVFSKDHKVIGIQFLFSTLLWFLIGGLLALAVRWQIAWPWTEVPILGHLFQAEGGQMSPEAYTMLFTMHATVMIFLVIIPILAGAFGNFLIPLMIGADDMAFPTLNMLSYWFMWPAFLSFGASFFVDGGAAASGWTSYAPLASNIQAAPGSLYGQTLWLIGLTCVGVSSMMGSVNYMTTIIQMRAPGMTMFRLPLTIWAMFVTAVLQAFALPVLTAAGFMQLMDRLLGTGFFTPEGIIINNASTTAGGGQPLLWQHLFWFYSHPAVYIMILPAMGMVSDMIACFSRKPIFGYKPMVYSIAGIAGLGFIVWGHHMFVSGMNPALGMTFMVSTMMIALPSAIKTFNWLGTMWRGKIQFTTPMLFAVSFVSMFIIGGLSGIFMAATPVDIAIHDTYFIVAHFHYVLFSGTVMGVFGGIYFWFPKMFGRMMNEFWGKVHFFFTFIFLNCVFFPMHIIGANFQPRRYADTWHFKTFAHLKDINVFMTISAMLLVAVQIIFIVNFFYSIFFGPRSGRNPWRANGLEWQAPSPPGHGNFDFQPVVYRGPYEYNSPEVDEDFYPQTQPPPKNRPLASEAMGH